From a single Anomalospiza imberbis isolate Cuckoo-Finch-1a 21T00152 chromosome 16, ASM3175350v1, whole genome shotgun sequence genomic region:
- the MRPL28 gene encoding large ribosomal subunit protein bL28m isoform X2: MPLHRFPPRLWAAMRLREGICARLPQHYLASLQDNTPPTPVHWEPHGLRYRRNPRTGERERVQDVPVPVYFPPAANEGLWGGEGWVRGFRYARNDKLSTRLPKTWKPQLFERQFYSEILDATLTITVTMRTLDLIDAAFGFDFYILKEFVIPEEEAEWVGLSLEEAIEKQRLLEKKDPVPLFKVYAEELVSQLKEQQQAVQKQ; this comes from the exons ATGCCGCTGCACCGCTTCCCGCCGCGGCTCTGGGCCGCCATGCGCCTGCGGGAGGGCATCTGCGCCCGGCTGCCGCAGCACTACCTGGCCTCGCTGCAGGACAACACGCCGCCCACCCCCGTGCACTGGGAGCCGCACGGCCTGCGCTACCGGCGGAACCCGCGCACCGGGGAGCGCGAGCGCGTGCAGGACGTGCCGGTGCCCGTGTACTTCCCGCCCGCCGCCAACGAGGGGCTCTGGGGCGGCGAGGGATGGGTCCGCGGCTTCCGCTACGCGCGCAACGACAAG CTCTCCACCAGGCTGCCCAAGACGTGGAAGCCGCAGCTGTTCGAGCGGCAGTTCTACAGCGAGATCCTGGACGCCACGCTGACCATCACCGTCACCATGCGCACGCTCGACCTCATCGACGCCGCCTTCGGCTTCGACTTCTACATCCTCAAG GAATTTGTGATCCCAGAGGAAGAAGCTGAATGGGTTGGCTTGAGTTTGGAAGAAGCCATAGAAAAACAGAGGCTCCTGGAAAAAAAG GACCCTGTCCCCCTCTTCAAGGTGTATGCTGAAGAGCTTGTCAGCCAGCTGAAAGAACAGCAACAGGCAGTGCAGAAGCAGTAG
- the MRPL28 gene encoding large ribosomal subunit protein bL28m isoform X1, whose amino-acid sequence MPLHRFPPRLWAAMRLREGICARLPQHYLASLQDNTPPTPVHWEPHGLRYRRNPRTGERERVQDVPVPVYFPPAANEGLWGGEGWVRGFRYARNDKLSTRLPKTWKPQLFERQFYSEILDATLTITVTMRTLDLIDAAFGFDFYILKTPRADMCSKLGMDLKRTMLLRLARRDPALHPEDPARREAIYDKYKEFVIPEEEAEWVGLSLEEAIEKQRLLEKKDPVPLFKVYAEELVSQLKEQQQAVQKQ is encoded by the exons ATGCCGCTGCACCGCTTCCCGCCGCGGCTCTGGGCCGCCATGCGCCTGCGGGAGGGCATCTGCGCCCGGCTGCCGCAGCACTACCTGGCCTCGCTGCAGGACAACACGCCGCCCACCCCCGTGCACTGGGAGCCGCACGGCCTGCGCTACCGGCGGAACCCGCGCACCGGGGAGCGCGAGCGCGTGCAGGACGTGCCGGTGCCCGTGTACTTCCCGCCCGCCGCCAACGAGGGGCTCTGGGGCGGCGAGGGATGGGTCCGCGGCTTCCGCTACGCGCGCAACGACAAG CTCTCCACCAGGCTGCCCAAGACGTGGAAGCCGCAGCTGTTCGAGCGGCAGTTCTACAGCGAGATCCTGGACGCCACGCTGACCATCACCGTCACCATGCGCACGCTCGACCTCATCGACGCCGCCTTCGGCTTCGACTTCTACATCCTCAAG ACTCCCAGAGCTGACATGTGCTCCAAGCTGGGCATGGATCTGAAGAGGACGATGCTGCTGCGCCTGGCCCGGCGGGACCCCGCGCTGCACCCTGAGGATCCGGCCAGGAGAGAGGCCATCTATGACAAGTACAAG GAATTTGTGATCCCAGAGGAAGAAGCTGAATGGGTTGGCTTGAGTTTGGAAGAAGCCATAGAAAAACAGAGGCTCCTGGAAAAAAAG GACCCTGTCCCCCTCTTCAAGGTGTATGCTGAAGAGCTTGTCAGCCAGCTGAAAGAACAGCAACAGGCAGTGCAGAAGCAGTAG